The DNA segment aaaacccattattgcttcatggcagTAATAGGAAGGGTGATGACCTTCCCCTGAGTGCTTCAAGACTCCAGTAAATGAGTATTACGAGTTTCACCACCCTAAACTTGCTCATACCTAAATAAAGATATGTACTGTATGTGTTGTTTCTTTAAAATCACCTTGTTACAGAACAGATGGAGGAGTCCATGCATTGAAATCAAGTGCACATTTTGATCTGGAAAGATATGGTACACAGATATATGATGCAAACAATATTTCATACCTTATGAATAGGTATTTCTTTGTCAACAACATAGGTATAATTGTGAAGCAGTGCCTCAGGGTGTCAGATAATTTTAATGCAAGGTTCAATGCCACTTCCAGGAGATACTTATATaggtatgaaaattatttaagtatttaacaTATACAACAACAATATATGTGTGCATAATTATAACCACAATCAATCAGTTTCTTGCATCtgaatgttttcaattttttttaataaaattaaagaaagattTTAGTTCCAACCAAAATCAACACAACAAGTTACATGTTATATGCATATtgcatattatattttgttgctCCTCAATACTTGCATTAAAGAGATTCACAGATAAAAACAATAAGATTTCCAAAAATTACCAgatgaataattaattttatttatttattggttagatgagtggacgagctcacagctacctgatgttaagtggttactggagccctacaacgtaaatgcgccacccaccttgagattctcagtatagttacaatggctgcccaacccttcaaaccgaaacgcattactgcttcacggcagaaataggcaaggcgatggtacctacccgtccggactcacaagaggtcctaccatcagtaattacgcaaattataattttgcgggtttgatttttttacacgatgttattccttcaccgtggaagtcaatcgtgaacatttattaagtacgtatttcattagtaaaattggtacccgcctacgggattctaacaccggtgcatcactagatacgaatgcatcggacgtcctatcctttaggctacgacgacttgtcggaaaatttcatttcaaaatatctatttgccataatttattgCATTTATAAACTCTGAAGACCAAAGCTAGCAGGAAACTGCTGATTTGGAGCTTAACACAATAGAGTCCTAGGGTTCGTAGAGTTAGGCCCACAATCCCTGGTTCCCTGCTAACCCGGGTCTTCGGAGACTACAAATGTAGTGGGGGTGTAATTGAGATGTTAGGCAGTTAGTTCCttaaataaaagataatataTCATCAAATCATTCGGGATTTCACATTCATGATTTCATTCACAGAtataagttattttgatgaCTGATGATGATGTAACCTGACATGGCCAATGTGAACATCATCAGTaggtttaattaataaaacattacatttcAGACTAGCAGTACTAAAAAAAGATGTAGTGATACCAGAGAATGTCTCTATAGCAAATGTCATACCTGTGGAAGAATGGAAACGGTGCCACTTCATCAGGTAAAAAGTACCATCATGACGGCAATTGTCTATGGCTACCTGTATCtccttatattattttaagttttagcTTATACTGGTTAGGCAATGATCCAGAGTACCATCACACGCCTTGAATCTGGGGGAAACAGTCTAGTTCAAACTGTCATTTTTATAGACTCTTATAACTCCTTGGTACTAGATAAACTGTGATCCTCATCAGTACACTCTGAAAAACATGTGGGTTTTGgcaaatatattaataacacaTGACAgcgtttgtaaattaaacactgccaagtaacaatattttacaaaaatattttttctttagatTAGCAGAATTCGACATAGAAAAATTCAAAGAGGGAGCTAAACATTTAGAAGGCTACCACGACTTCTCGACGTTCAAGAAATTCGACAAACTACTCCAACACAAACACAACCGCAGAGAGTTGAAGAGCGTAACAATAAGGGCGGGTAAACCCGTTGTGACTGCGCACACGGAGAGCAGGGGGAGTGCATTCGATTATTGGGATATCGAATTCCACGGACGCGCTTTTGTACATAATCAGGTGAGGATCGaaatataatttactggtggtaggacctcttgtgagtccgcgcgggtaggtaccaccgccctgcctatttctgccgtgaagcagtaatgcgtttcggtttgaagggtgcggcagccgttgtaactatactgagaccttagaacttatatctcaaggtgggtggcgcatttattttgctgtgaactcgtccacacatgtaagcaataaaaaaaatataaaaaatctattaaaggTTCTCGGTGTTGCTAAGCACTTGgacgtaatattatttttaaaagcaacATCAAGCAACAAGAAATAATCAACTTACAAATAGGTTGTAGATAAGACTTCGTCGGATATAAGTTggaaaatgttaaatttatatCTCTAAACAGGTCTCAGGCTTTCCTTTCGCtagcctaagagactattccagtttcggtaagtgagctcacggggctcaaacctgactacgttgctaacacgaactctagcaagagccgtgcttcgcagaatctaccaccagatcggaaatgcgaccctctgagaagatccggcgagaaactcagtgggctgtgtctgagggttaacaTAACCTACCTACCCATACATAACTACCCGCCACAATCctattacaagattttaaaattttacatttcagATTCGGCGTATGGTAGGCACTCTGATATCAGTAGCCATCGGCAAACTCCAGCCTGACGACGTCAAGGTTATGCTCCAGATACCATCGAAGCACTCGTGGCATTCTTTCATACAGAACTGCCCTTCGGACGGTCTATATCTTTGCGAAGTGGAATACGACCCTAAAGACCTGTTTTACGACCCCGATACTACTGTTGAAAGTGAAACACTCGTTGAATCATAATATGTGTGCGAGAACTCCTACTGATCCTTACAGTAGTAACATTTGATTGAACTGTTATATTAATCAGTAGAATAAAACAGAGAGGATAGTAAAACAACAcgctgtaatttatttaataaataagtgaACCAATCGAATCGTTTGATAAACacgtttttatttcaaatcaacATGAGTTTTGCGGACCAGTTACAGAAGCAAAAAATGAAGCTAAAAGGAACAGATACGATTATAACAAATGCCGACGGACAAAGGTATATAGAAAGCAAAACCAATGAGAAAATAGTCCTCAGCCCCAACGCGTACGGCTTTGTCGTAGACAATAAACCTGACAATACGCCCGCGTTGATCACAGAACATCTATACGTAGGGTCGCAGGATTGCACCGCCGAGAACGTGCTAGTGCAGCACGACATCAGGCACGTGTTAAGTTTAGGCGTCAAAGTACCACTGAAAATCGATTATAAATATATCGATTGTCTCGATTTACCGGAAATCGATGTGAGACCTTTACTCGGGAAGAGCCTGCCGTATCTGCGTGACTGCGTGCTCTTGAAACAGAATGTTCTTGTGCATTGTAATGCGGGTGTGTCTAGGACTTCGACTGTGGCTATAGGATATCTGATGCAATATGAGAATATGAGTTTCGACGAAGCGCACAAACTCGTGAAGACGAAAAGACCAGCTGTAAGACCAAACGATGGGTTTAGGAAGCAATTGGAGCAACTGAAACCTGGTGAATTGATTTAACCATAGACTTACCCGTGTTAAACATATTGGGTGTATCCAAAGAATGGCTTAATTGATTAGTTTATAATGATTACGCTTTTCCTTCGTTATTTAAAGtagtagaaaatatattatggtTAAACCAGGAGATATTTTTGGCGTTACgagtatttttaatgttttgtaacatttcatagttacactaaacaaaaaaatcagaataatttAGTTCAACTTTAATTGTGTAgcaaaatatatacattatatatgtgtttaaataaaataataaaataaaatgtgtttaaataaaaaataaaatttgttgattaatataattttaaataaagtaacaaatacttaaaaataacCTTGATTATttaggtttttaaaattatcattgaaaCCTAAAGTTTgacatatacaaaaataaaataataaggtaAGACACAAGCTTGCCTTGTGGTCAAAgaattgtatataataaataatagtttagttCAAACGccattgtatttattgtattaagatgagtttataaaaaatcaaataatcatCAACAAAAAATTAGTGCAATTGAGTTACAGAAAATAAACATTGTTATTCTTAAAGGTTGTTTAGTTTTTTAGGTTTTTAAAGTTTAGTTTTAATGATTAAAACTTCAATTACAaacaaatgaaatatatttattaataaaggcaGTTCAAAGTACAGTAgccaaaacaacaataaaatttattcttcagtattattacaaaaaaaaaattatttaatttattacaagACATGCTTTTACTGCGATAGTATCTAATGCTATCACCAATGTCAATATACTATCGACAGGTTGTCAACTGTGAGCGCAGTGGTACACACGCGTCACAACTCCACGTTAcgtaaagtaataaataatttaaaaacggcGACTTATTACACCCATCCCCTTATTTAACGTCTTACACGAATTCGCATTTacacaatttataaattaacgAATTCATATCATTAACATTTTGTGGTCTCATTCATTTGACAACACTGATAGGAATAAACTAAGATTGCCAgagattttaaaatacaatttgggAAATACGTTCCCTCAATATGTATTCACAATAACAATGTGTTCGTGTAAAAGCAagctaaaaaaacatatatttcttACTACGAGTATTAGAACTGGTAAGTCATCAATTACATAGATTTTTGGGTTCTTTATAATATGTAATCTGTGTCAAAAACATGGACGAAAAATTATGTTATATCCAtggaaagaaaaattaaaatattggatcGTTTACGACTTTACGTAACAGAGAAGGATTAAGGACTTTgctatttgtttttattcatgAAATATTCTTGGTAAGGTTTTTAAAATGTTGTGCTTTTGTTTAAGCTAAATAAATGACTGAATTGAGCACATTTTGGGAGTTTATTTCGTTTTACGCGGCATTACATAAGCATAATGAAGGATTTAGATTTATACAGTCCTGTCGGGAACCCATCTTCAGTGTAGATAGGGAGATTGATGTACATTGAGGCTCTTTTCATTTGCAATTTATTTCTTAAAGTCGAATATGTTTTAACACCGATTACATGATTGTTATTCGGGAGGGGCGGGACAGTCGTCATTATATTGAAATAGAGATCTGCTGACTTTTTAACCGGATAACAGCATTTTTCCAGTTATaaaggtcaataaaaaagtaagaTTTATTTTGCTGTCAGTACTAAATAATATTCTACAATAAAATTAGCACCAATTTCGTAATTATATACGTTGATAAACTTataaaaacataacattttatttatagttttgtgTAAATCGTCAAAAACGATTACTgtacaaaattttcaaaaaatttacaGTACATCTACAACATTAATAGAAAACTGTTGTACAGGGTGTATTTGGACTGGCGCAATCGAAACACATCCTGTATACAAAAACACGGTGATATGAATAAAATTACACTGACACAATGAAGAACTAAGGAAATAGATTGGCGCTTGAAAcgttatagatttttatttttattttttatttatcatagtcACCTTTCCCTCTAATCTTAACGGAATAGCTCTAATTAACGTAAAGTGAGACGCTGAAGACATTTGACGATAGTGTGAATATCTCTATATTTAAATAGGTAAAGGCAGTATCTTATTTGTTTGACAATCGATTTTTTATGTAAGGAGATATTGGCGAGCTACAgttcttcaataaaaaattgagtctttttttttaatatcaaaaagAAAGCAAAACATAAAATGAATGTGAATCTTATAGCGTtagtgattatggtcgaatttcgatcactaAATAAACCCTGGTATATTTACTGTAAAACTGGTTAGAAGCATTATTAACCTTACCGAATGCCAGTTTTTTTAAGAACGCACACTATGTATTTATAACGCTGCATCAgcaaattaaagaaaattaacaattttcttttaataattctctaatatacaaacaaatagtttaaatatacatataatttcaaGAGCCaattaaaacacattattaaGTACAATTAAATTTGATTGTTCAAATACGAAGCATTCATTTCTTTTAAACATCCTAATTTCATATATTCGCATTGGGTGTCGGTGGTTTTGgatactaaatattaaatataatagattTGAATTAAATGTAGGTACATCAAACTTTTAACATGATTTGTCTTGAGAAGACTGTGGAGGGTAGGAGTATTGTGGTGTGGAGGTGTAGAAAAGGATTGTGTGGAgggggggctcaaaccgaaaagGCACTAAGGAGATCTCGAGCATCAGGCCGCAATCCAATGATCGACTAGGATAGCTTCACTCCACCCATCACGGTATTATGTGAACTACGCATTATTGACGGTGAAGTATGCCGAGTGAACAAATCGTATCGACTGTAATAATGACGTCACCGCAAAATTAACATTACCCGAAAAACCataattagtaaaaatattaaaacaaatatacaaattaaCTTTTTGCTATAGTGGCGCCATCTTACCTTATGGTTTTCCTTCTACCCTCCACAGCAAATAGTCTGTAGATCTACCAGACacaaaactaaatattaaatcGAGCTCACAAACATTCCGAGAATGTCAATAAGTACAAGTCGCCAGACAATAACaatagaatttgaatttgatttaattatgtCATATATTCCCTTTGTGTGAGGAAACTATATTACAATACATACAATTCTAATAATGTTCACGTCATTATTTGCAGACCGTTGAAATGTTTACATCAGCATTAAATACCTAATACTCTGCTAACCGTTCAGTTTGAGCACTCATTAACACTTAGGCCGTTGCATCGGacgtaattaaaaacattattataatacgCTGTAACTCAAACTACTTGGCATAGTTAAATAACCAATTATTAGATATGATTGCTATATACTCGTacgtaaacataataaaatataggtCATGTCCTATCATAAATGAGAGAGTCATATTTCAATCGCGTCTCATATTTTTAACATATAACATTCGCGATTTCGTTCAAAGTTGAtgtttgtatgtaatttttgaCATTTTGAGCGcgaccaataaaaataatataaaaaagggAATGTGCATTTTCTAAATCACAACTTTAGTCTCAACGAGCTAGCACATAAAATCTACACATGCATATGCACAAACACAACACACAGGTGAGTGCCGATTTGTGCTCAAATTGTCAACAGACTTTTTTTTCGACATATCAATAGAAAATTAAAGATAACACGTATTCTATAAAACGGATCTTGAAGCTTCAGTGATTAGATCGAATTTCAATCATCACAACATCAATGAACGCACTTGGGAATACCTGAactgttgtaaaaaaaaaaaaactttttcttaAGGGAAACTGTTGCTCAATTAAGAAATCAaactaaaaatacataatatgtaatacaaaaaataatgttttgtgtattaaagctattttttaatttaatattactatcAGAATCCTTTTTTGCTTTGatcaaaaacaagaaaaaaaaacatttcaaaaaacaaatttagGCAGGTAGGTACACAAAAACCACAAGCGTCCCTAACACAGTTTTGAATAAACTCAACTcagcaaataaatattaaaaagtttatATTACATTTCATGGTTAGTAACTCGGAATTTAACCGCTACTCCTTCGTAACAAGAAAACTTTACTTGTTAATATGATAATAAAGCGACATGCGAAAGCTACAAAGGAGCTTTCCGATTATAGTCACAATTGTTTTCGAAGCAACAATATTAAAACCCTTTTCAATAGCTTGGTACACTCCtatgtttatttgtatgtaacaGATTCTTTGGGACATAATTAAGACGTCattgacttgaaaatttgcacacgcatcaaggaccaATGCGAAAcacaataattttcaaatatcaaCTGGTTACAAAAATGATCAAATCGCCTCTTTTATATTTAGTGCGattattttgatttcattataatatcgaagggtgaaatgctatttggtttaagcgccaTTCCGCTTaatacatttatctttgtaattaaaggtgcgttttatttggatttAGCATCAACGGttcgatttttaaattgaacttcAGTTAAGTTTACtcaattcaaatagctgaagaagtttttttattatgatattttttccaaatttttaactttttattttttattgcttagatggatgtacgagctcacagcccacctggtgttaagtggttactggagcccatagacatctacaacgtaaatgcgccacccacctcgagatataagttctaaggtgtcagtatagttacaacggctaccccacccttcgaaccgaaacgcattactgcttcacggcggaaataggcgggatggtggtacctacccgtgcggactcacaagaggtcctaccaccagtgattacgcaaattacaattttgcgggtttggtttttattacacgatgttattccttcaccgtggaagtcaatcgtgaacatttgttgagtacgtatctcattagaaaaattgggacccgcctgcgggattcgaacaccggtgcatcgctacatacgaatgcaccggacgttttatcctttaggccacgacgacttcaaaactttaaataattctcctgtaaatttgcaaaaatgtcgcttaaaccaaatagcctttcacctatCGATATATCTGTTTAATCTGTTGTGCATTAATATATCTATCTGCCCCTTAAAATGCCGTAGAATAATCGCtcgataaaaaaaacctttttgggAAATGGCAAtacatacttattatttaatcaCGTCTATTCAATAACGAATTGCTGTGGAATACATCGAGTTTAATGCATAATGGAACGTTTGTCGAATGCATTAAGagtcaatattaattaaaacgttgCACGACAATATCGAACGCTATAATGGCGCTATAAAAAACGTTATCGGATTGTTAATGAACGTTTTAGCTCTACCAAAGAACTTCATATATTTCAACGGCCGTcaggtgtagtggtaagtgacatggtcactacacaagggggtcgcgggttcgaatcccgccaagggaagatatttgtatgataaatataaatgtcttttccagggttatggatgtatattaaatatatgtatgtgtataataaaaatcttacatttatttccgttatctggtacctgtaacacaagttctttacgaacttatcacgggaccagttaacgtggcgtgattgttagtaaatatttatatttattatataacattTCTTCTTATAAAGGGCCTCTGTTAATAACTCTGTTTGCGTATGCATGTTTAACTACTAATTAAAATGACTACTATAAAATGCTGTCACATACGGACTACCATACAATAACTTcttgatttttaatttcatataattCATCAATAATCAGGTTCTCAGATTAAAACTATACTATACATTTGTCTTTATATTGTGTTGCCAATTATAAAACGTAGTTATAACCGGACTATAAATTTTCTAAacataagtatattttataaattttggcAACACTATCAAGGACGGATATAAATATTCACAATAtcacttaataataattttctttaagtaCAAACTCTAAACATgactaacaaaattatttatatatttactttcATTGTACTCAATAAAACACTTATCACATACActcttataattattatacatatttaaaaaaaaacaataaaatatttgtaaaaacatcacaaaaatctataaaaacgacgaaaaacaacaatattcgaataataataataataataattcatttgtaaatttaaatatctttgTATGATTTATGTCGGACGCGCAATGGGAACAAACGTTCTGAAATGAAATTTACTG comes from the Bombyx mori chromosome 10, ASM3026992v2 genome and includes:
- the LOC101740437 gene encoding tRNA pseudouridine synthase-like 1 isoform X3 → MMELSLLKLRSLNYPNVTLSSRTDGGVHALKSSAHFDLERYGTQIYDANNISYLMNRYFFVNNIGIIVKQCLRVSDNFNARFNATSRRYLYRLAVLKKDVVIPENVSIANVIPVEEWKRCHFIRLAEFDIEKFKEGAKHLEGYHDFSTFKKFDKLLQHKHNRRELKSVTIRAGKPVVTAHTESRGSAFDYWDIEFHGRAFVHNQIRRMVGTLISVAIGKLQPDDVKVMLQIPSKHSWHSFIQNCPSDGLYLCEVEYDPKDLFYDPDTTVESETLVES
- the LOC101740437 gene encoding tRNA pseudouridine synthase-like 1 isoform X2 translates to MLRSSEKIWLKENRNLPDPESVQGMMELSLLKLRSLNYPNVTLSSRTDGGVHALKSSAHFDLERYGTQIYDANNISYLMNRYFFVNNIGIIVKQCLRVSDNFNARFNATSRRYLYRLAVLKKDVVIPENVSIANVIPVEEWKRCHFIRLAEFDIEKFKEGAKHLEGYHDFSTFKKFDKLLQHKHNRRELKSVTIRAGKPVVTAHTESRGSAFDYWDIEFHGRAFVHNQIRRMVGTLISVAIGKLQPDDVKVMLQIPSKHSWHSFIQNCPSDGLYLCEVEYDPKDLFYDPDTTVESETLVES
- the LOC101740437 gene encoding tRNA pseudouridine synthase-like 1 isoform X1, coding for MKARYLTFFSYIGTGFRSSEKIWLKENRNLPDPESVQGMMELSLLKLRSLNYPNVTLSSRTDGGVHALKSSAHFDLERYGTQIYDANNISYLMNRYFFVNNIGIIVKQCLRVSDNFNARFNATSRRYLYRLAVLKKDVVIPENVSIANVIPVEEWKRCHFIRLAEFDIEKFKEGAKHLEGYHDFSTFKKFDKLLQHKHNRRELKSVTIRAGKPVVTAHTESRGSAFDYWDIEFHGRAFVHNQIRRMVGTLISVAIGKLQPDDVKVMLQIPSKHSWHSFIQNCPSDGLYLCEVEYDPKDLFYDPDTTVESETLVES
- the LOC101740571 gene encoding dual specificity protein phosphatase 19, with protein sequence MSFADQLQKQKMKLKGTDTIITNADGQRYIESKTNEKIVLSPNAYGFVVDNKPDNTPALITEHLYVGSQDCTAENVLVQHDIRHVLSLGVKVPLKIDYKYIDCLDLPEIDVRPLLGKSLPYLRDCVLLKQNVLVHCNAGVSRTSTVAIGYLMQYENMSFDEAHKLVKTKRPAVRPNDGFRKQLEQLKPGELI